A region of Streptomyces sp. WMMC500 DNA encodes the following proteins:
- a CDS encoding fused MFS/spermidine synthase: protein MEEPVPVVAAVDGGTARLLPDVDRPRAYLLTVEGAPQSYVDLDDATHLEFEYARRLAHVVDLGFPPGRPLDAVHLGGGALTLPRYVAATRPGSRQEVAEADRGVIALVAEHLPLPPECGVEVRALDARTALERRPAASCDLVIADVYGGARVPAHVASLEFAGAAARALRPDGLYVANLADSAPFRFLGSQLATAAAVFPELCLIAEPSVLRGRRFGNILVVAAKRDADAGPALPLTELARRTAGDPFPARVEYGPALRRLMAGAQPVTDADAVPSPEPPDDAFTIG from the coding sequence GTGGAGGAGCCCGTCCCCGTCGTCGCCGCCGTGGACGGCGGCACCGCGAGGCTGCTGCCGGACGTCGACCGCCCGCGCGCGTACCTGCTCACGGTCGAGGGCGCCCCGCAGTCGTACGTCGACCTCGACGACGCCACGCACCTGGAGTTCGAGTACGCGCGCCGGCTCGCGCACGTCGTGGACCTCGGCTTCCCGCCCGGACGACCGCTGGACGCCGTGCACCTCGGCGGCGGCGCGCTGACCCTGCCCCGGTACGTGGCGGCGACCCGGCCCGGCTCCCGGCAGGAGGTCGCCGAGGCCGACCGCGGGGTGATCGCCCTGGTCGCCGAGCACCTGCCGCTGCCGCCGGAGTGCGGCGTGGAGGTACGTGCCCTCGACGCCCGCACCGCGCTGGAGCGGCGCCCGGCGGCGAGCTGCGACCTGGTCATCGCCGACGTCTACGGCGGCGCCCGGGTGCCGGCGCACGTCGCGTCGCTGGAGTTCGCCGGCGCCGCCGCCCGCGCCCTGCGCCCGGACGGGCTGTACGTCGCGAACCTCGCCGACAGCGCGCCGTTCCGCTTCCTCGGCTCCCAACTGGCCACCGCCGCGGCCGTCTTCCCCGAGCTGTGCCTGATCGCGGAGCCCTCGGTGCTGCGCGGCCGGCGCTTCGGCAACATCCTGGTGGTGGCGGCGAAGCGCGACGCGGACGCCGGCCCGGCGCTGCCGCTCACCGAGCTGGCCCGGCGCACCGCCGGCGACCCGTTCCCCGCCCGCGTCGAGTACGGGCCCGCGCTGCGGCGGCTGATGGCCGGCGCTCAGCCGGTCACGGACGCCGACGCCGTGCCCTCGCCCGAGCCGCCCGACGACGCCTTCACGATCGGCTGA
- a CDS encoding MFS transporter produces the protein MTRPPAPDADPPPVPVREPAAASGPAPRPRWAGRNYTLLSLAAVITGLGASGALIASAFAVLEAGGSATDVGLVAAARTTALIVFVLVGGAVADRIPRHRVMVVANAVNCTSQGLFAALVITGEAHVWQMVVLSAVGGTGHAFFAPAAEGMVLSSVTGEQAGRAFALFRVGINGAGIGGAALGGAMVAAVGPGWVLAVDAAAFAVAAALRAFLDVSGIPERQPGGSILTDLKVGWQEVTGRPWLWSIVLQFAVVNAVVAAAEAVYGPLVAREHLGGAGPWGLAMGAFAAGTLAGALVMTRWKPRRMLLAGVLCVFPLALPAAGLAVPLPALGLAAVMFVSGLAVEVFAVAWMMALHQEIPEDKLSRVSSYDWLGSIALIPVTTALAGPMQDLVGRSAALWGCAALVVLLTAAVLCVPDVRRLRRTEHAAAGSTGADEGRPAQQPAGQPIVKASSGGSGEGTASASVTG, from the coding sequence GTGACCCGTCCCCCCGCGCCCGACGCCGATCCCCCGCCGGTTCCCGTACGGGAACCCGCAGCCGCCTCCGGGCCCGCGCCCCGCCCCCGCTGGGCGGGGCGCAACTACACGCTGCTGTCCCTGGCCGCGGTGATCACCGGCCTCGGCGCCTCGGGCGCGCTGATCGCCTCGGCGTTCGCGGTGCTCGAAGCGGGCGGCTCCGCCACCGACGTCGGCCTGGTCGCGGCGGCGCGGACGACGGCGCTCATCGTCTTCGTGCTCGTCGGCGGCGCGGTCGCCGACCGGATCCCGCGGCACCGGGTGATGGTCGTCGCGAACGCCGTCAACTGCACCTCGCAGGGCCTCTTCGCGGCGCTGGTCATCACCGGCGAGGCGCACGTGTGGCAGATGGTCGTGCTCTCCGCGGTCGGCGGTACGGGGCACGCGTTCTTCGCCCCCGCCGCCGAGGGCATGGTGCTCTCGTCGGTCACCGGCGAGCAGGCGGGCCGCGCCTTCGCGCTCTTCCGCGTCGGCATCAACGGCGCCGGCATCGGCGGGGCCGCGCTCGGCGGGGCGATGGTCGCGGCGGTGGGGCCGGGGTGGGTGCTGGCCGTGGACGCGGCCGCGTTCGCCGTCGCCGCGGCGCTGCGGGCGTTCCTCGACGTCAGCGGCATCCCCGAGCGGCAGCCCGGCGGCAGCATCCTCACGGACCTGAAGGTCGGCTGGCAGGAGGTGACGGGGCGGCCCTGGCTCTGGTCGATCGTGCTGCAGTTCGCGGTCGTCAACGCCGTGGTGGCCGCGGCCGAGGCGGTGTACGGGCCGCTGGTCGCCCGCGAACACCTCGGCGGCGCCGGGCCCTGGGGTCTGGCGATGGGGGCGTTCGCCGCGGGGACGCTGGCGGGGGCGCTGGTGATGACGCGGTGGAAGCCGCGGCGGATGCTGCTCGCCGGGGTGCTGTGCGTCTTCCCGCTCGCGCTGCCCGCCGCGGGGCTGGCGGTGCCGCTGCCGGCGCTGGGCCTGGCGGCGGTGATGTTCGTGTCCGGCCTGGCGGTCGAGGTCTTCGCGGTGGCGTGGATGATGGCGCTGCACCAGGAGATCCCCGAGGACAAGCTGTCGCGCGTGTCGTCGTACGACTGGCTGGGCTCGATCGCGCTGATCCCCGTGACCACGGCGCTCGCCGGGCCGATGCAGGACCTGGTGGGCCGGTCGGCCGCGCTGTGGGGCTGCGCGGCGCTGGTCGTCCTGCTGACCGCGGCGGTGCTGTGCGTGCCGGACGTACGGCGGTTGCGGCGTACGGAGCACGCGGCGGCGGGGTCCACCGGTGCGGACGAGGGCCGGCCGGCGCAGCAGCCGGCGGGTCAGCCGATCGTGAAGGCGTCGTCGGGCGGCTCGGGCGAGGGCACGGCGTCGGCGTCCGTGACCGGCTGA
- a CDS encoding DUF4442 domain-containing protein: MSDTMPPLGELLQASVPMVRTLGLVYDEITPQAATVRLPDRPEYRNHVGGPHAGAMFTLAESATGAVVIAAFGDQMERAVPLPVRAEIDFLKVARGDVTAKARLGRPVAEVVAELDAGQRPEFPVEVDIVRGDGAVSGRMTVLWTLRPND, from the coding sequence ATGTCAGACACCATGCCGCCGCTGGGCGAGCTCCTTCAGGCATCGGTTCCCATGGTCCGCACGCTCGGCCTCGTCTACGACGAGATCACCCCGCAGGCCGCCACCGTCCGCCTCCCCGACCGGCCCGAGTACCGCAACCACGTCGGCGGCCCGCACGCCGGCGCCATGTTCACCCTCGCCGAGTCGGCGACCGGGGCCGTCGTGATCGCCGCGTTCGGCGACCAGATGGAGCGTGCCGTGCCGTTGCCGGTGCGCGCGGAGATCGACTTCCTGAAGGTCGCCAGGGGCGACGTCACCGCCAAGGCGCGGCTGGGCCGGCCCGTTGCCGAGGTCGTGGCCGAACTCGACGCCGGGCAGCGGCCGGAGTTCCCGGTCGAGGTCGACATCGTCCGCGGGGACGGCGCGGTCAGCGGGCGGATGACGGTGCTGTGGACGCTGCGCCCCAACGACTGA
- a CDS encoding gamma carbonic anhydrase family protein, giving the protein MSGRPEPLIAAVGGREPAVDPEAYVAPTAVVLGDVTVGAEASVWYQAVLRGDCESISLGAGSNVQDNCTVHADPGFPVVIGERVTVGHNAVVHGCTVGDDVLVGMGATVLNGAVIGAGSLVAAQALVPQGMEVPPGSLVAGVPAKVKRPLTDEERAHIRLNGEGYVALIQVHREPPGDTGS; this is encoded by the coding sequence ATGTCAGGACGGCCGGAGCCGCTGATCGCGGCGGTGGGCGGGCGCGAACCCGCGGTGGACCCGGAGGCGTACGTGGCCCCGACCGCGGTGGTGCTCGGGGACGTGACGGTGGGCGCGGAGGCCAGCGTCTGGTACCAGGCGGTGCTGCGCGGCGACTGCGAGTCGATCTCCCTGGGCGCGGGCAGCAACGTGCAGGACAACTGCACGGTCCACGCCGACCCCGGCTTCCCGGTCGTCATCGGCGAGCGCGTGACCGTCGGCCACAACGCCGTGGTGCACGGCTGCACCGTCGGCGACGACGTGCTCGTGGGCATGGGCGCCACCGTCCTCAACGGGGCCGTGATCGGGGCCGGTTCGCTGGTGGCCGCGCAGGCGCTGGTGCCGCAGGGCATGGAGGTGCCGCCGGGCTCCCTGGTCGCCGGGGTACCGGCCAAGGTCAAACGCCCGCTGACCGACGAGGAGCGCGCACACATCCGCCTCAACGGCGAGGGTTACGTGGCCCTCATCCAGGTGCACCGCGAGCCCCCGGGCGACACCGGCTCCTGA
- a CDS encoding acyltransferase → MREGYGDLVPNQQRNSVTSRLLSRAVHRGWRWVRSTGAVSAARPGPYHFRRLGAGTVLAFPQGTIFGERRIELGAHCIIGEQVTLTAGLAPGAPLGPDTVVRLGDGVVLGRGSHVIADLPVTIGDDVFCGPYVYVTSTNHSYDDPHEPVGKQWPRSAPVEIGAGSWLGAGALILPGARLGRNVVVAAGSVVRGEVPDHTVVAGAPARIVRRWNPESGWHPPLPRVPPGTLETAT, encoded by the coding sequence ATGCGGGAGGGGTACGGTGACCTGGTGCCGAACCAGCAGCGCAACTCCGTGACGAGCCGGCTGCTCTCGCGTGCCGTGCACCGCGGCTGGCGGTGGGTGCGCAGCACGGGCGCGGTGAGCGCCGCGCGCCCGGGCCCGTACCACTTCCGGCGGCTGGGCGCCGGCACGGTCCTCGCGTTCCCGCAGGGCACCATCTTCGGTGAGCGGCGGATCGAACTGGGCGCGCACTGCATCATCGGCGAGCAGGTGACGCTCACCGCCGGCCTCGCCCCCGGCGCCCCGCTCGGCCCGGACACGGTCGTGCGGCTCGGCGACGGCGTGGTGCTGGGCCGGGGCAGCCACGTGATCGCCGACCTGCCGGTCACCATCGGCGACGACGTCTTCTGCGGCCCCTACGTGTACGTCACCTCGACCAACCACAGCTACGACGACCCGCACGAGCCGGTCGGCAAGCAGTGGCCGCGCTCGGCGCCGGTGGAGATCGGCGCGGGCAGTTGGCTGGGCGCGGGCGCGCTGATCCTGCCGGGCGCCCGCCTGGGCCGCAACGTGGTCGTCGCCGCCGGCTCCGTGGTGCGCGGCGAGGTGCCCGACCACACGGTCGTCGCCGGCGCGCCGGCCCGGATCGTACGCCGCTGGAACCCCGAGTCCGGCTGGCACCCGCCGCTGCCCCGGGTCCCGCCCGGCACACTGGAGACGGCGACGTGA
- a CDS encoding DMT family transporter: MTAVFALATSILYGLADFGGGVLSRRTPALAVVVLSQIAATVVLGAVVVATGAWGEAGPLLWFAVAAGVAGPVAMICFYSALARGPMGVVSPLASLAVLVPFGVGLAAYGERPGPVQYAGGAVALTGVVLASGPVRGAPVERRTLALTLGAAAGFGAVFAFIAEASTTVTGLFLALFVQRAVNVAVGGAALYAVVRRGGAALPEGGWHTIAAAAPGLVFVGLADVAANGTYAIAAQHGPVTLAAVLSSLYPVVTALAARGVLREKLRAVQAAGAGLALAGTVLLASG, encoded by the coding sequence GTGACCGCAGTATTCGCCCTGGCCACCAGCATCCTCTACGGGCTGGCCGACTTCGGCGGCGGGGTGCTGAGCCGGCGCACGCCCGCGCTCGCCGTGGTCGTGCTCTCGCAGATCGCCGCCACGGTGGTGCTGGGCGCCGTCGTGGTGGCCACCGGTGCCTGGGGCGAGGCCGGCCCCCTGCTGTGGTTCGCGGTCGCCGCCGGCGTCGCCGGGCCCGTCGCGATGATCTGCTTCTACAGCGCGCTGGCCCGCGGGCCGATGGGCGTGGTCTCGCCGCTCGCCTCGCTGGCTGTGCTGGTGCCGTTCGGCGTGGGCCTCGCGGCGTACGGGGAGCGGCCGGGCCCCGTGCAGTACGCGGGCGGGGCCGTCGCGCTGACCGGCGTGGTGCTGGCGTCCGGGCCGGTGCGGGGCGCGCCCGTGGAGCGGCGGACGCTGGCGCTGACGCTGGGCGCGGCGGCTGGCTTCGGCGCGGTCTTCGCCTTCATCGCCGAGGCGTCCACGACGGTCACGGGGCTGTTCCTCGCGCTGTTCGTGCAGCGCGCGGTGAACGTCGCGGTGGGCGGCGCCGCGCTGTACGCGGTGGTCCGGCGGGGCGGCGCGGCGCTGCCGGAGGGCGGCTGGCACACGATAGCGGCGGCGGCGCCCGGGCTGGTGTTCGTCGGCCTGGCGGACGTGGCCGCCAACGGGACGTACGCGATAGCCGCGCAGCACGGCCCGGTGACCCTGGCGGCGGTGCTGTCCTCGCTGTATCCGGTGGTCACGGCGCTGGCCGCGCGGGGCGTGCTGCGCGAGAAGCTGCGCGCGGTGCAGGCGGCGGGCGCGGGTCTTGCGCTGGCGGGGACGGTGCTGCTGGCGTCGGGGTGA
- a CDS encoding XRE family transcriptional regulator: MADFDLLTNALARNLKHWRNERGFTLDSLAGRSGVSRGMIIQIEQARTNPSVGTTVKLADALGISITTLLDYEHGPEVQLVPPHRAVRMWTTKRGSASRLLVGTQNPGPFEMWSWRLMPGDGSSSDPHPAGTTELLHVTAGELTLLVAGTAHVVPAGTSASFEASAPHAYRNEGEEPVELVMAVAVPPAR, encoded by the coding sequence TTGGCGGATTTCGACCTCCTCACGAACGCGCTCGCCCGCAACCTCAAGCACTGGCGCAACGAGCGCGGCTTCACCCTGGACTCGCTGGCCGGCCGCTCCGGCGTCAGCCGCGGGATGATCATCCAGATCGAGCAGGCGCGGACGAACCCCAGCGTCGGCACGACGGTCAAGCTCGCCGACGCCCTCGGCATCAGCATCACGACGCTGCTGGACTACGAGCACGGCCCCGAGGTGCAGCTCGTGCCGCCGCACCGGGCCGTGCGGATGTGGACGACGAAGCGGGGCAGCGCCAGCCGGCTGCTCGTGGGCACGCAGAACCCCGGCCCGTTCGAGATGTGGTCCTGGCGGCTCATGCCCGGTGACGGCAGCAGCTCCGACCCCCACCCGGCGGGGACCACCGAGCTGCTGCACGTCACCGCGGGCGAGCTGACGCTCCTCGTCGCCGGCACGGCGCACGTGGTGCCGGCGGGGACGTCCGCCAGCTTCGAGGCGAGCGCCCCGCACGCGTACCGCAACGAGGGCGAGGAGCCGGTGGAGCTGGTGATGGCGGTCGCGGTACCGCCCGCGCGCTAA
- a CDS encoding YbaK/EbsC family protein, translating to MRAPIGSFDDAAPATERMDLLAEPVAAALRAWHGAVPVAELLHVDSEPEVADTAVFCETYGQDLLERSANCVVVAGKRGGDVTLAACVVLSTTRVDVNGTVRRHLGVRKASFAPAGTATAETAMEYGGITPLGLPEGWPVLVDARVADAPHLVVGSGRRRGKLIVPGKALAELPGAVVLDGLGA from the coding sequence ATGCGCGCACCCATCGGCAGCTTCGACGACGCCGCCCCCGCCACCGAACGCATGGATCTGCTCGCGGAGCCCGTCGCCGCGGCCCTGCGCGCCTGGCACGGCGCCGTCCCCGTGGCGGAGCTGCTGCACGTCGACTCCGAACCCGAGGTCGCCGACACCGCCGTCTTCTGCGAGACCTACGGGCAGGACCTGCTGGAGCGGTCCGCGAACTGCGTGGTGGTCGCTGGCAAGCGCGGCGGCGACGTCACCCTCGCCGCCTGCGTCGTGCTGTCCACCACCCGCGTCGACGTCAACGGCACCGTCCGCCGCCATCTCGGCGTGCGCAAGGCCTCGTTCGCGCCCGCCGGCACGGCCACCGCCGAGACCGCCATGGAGTACGGCGGCATCACCCCGCTCGGGCTCCCGGAGGGCTGGCCCGTCCTCGTCGACGCCCGGGTCGCGGACGCGCCGCACCTGGTCGTCGGGAGCGGCCGGCGGCGGGGCAAGCTCATCGTGCCCGGCAAGGCGCTGGCCGAACTGCCCGGCGCCGTCGTCCTCGACGGCCTCGGCGCCTGA
- a CDS encoding CoA-binding protein, with protein sequence MDAERETIRRILTSTGGTWAVVGLSNNTSRPAYGVAAVLQRFGKRIVPVHPKAETVHGEQGYASLADIPFPVDVVDVFVNSDLAGGVADEAVAVGAKAVWFQLDVIDEDAYERVRAAGLDMVMNRCPAIEIPLLA encoded by the coding sequence ATGGACGCAGAGCGGGAGACCATCCGCAGGATTCTGACCTCGACGGGCGGCACCTGGGCGGTGGTCGGACTGTCGAACAACACCTCACGGCCCGCCTACGGCGTGGCGGCGGTGCTCCAGCGCTTCGGCAAGCGCATCGTGCCGGTGCACCCCAAGGCGGAGACGGTGCACGGCGAGCAGGGGTACGCGTCGCTCGCGGACATCCCGTTCCCGGTCGACGTCGTGGACGTCTTCGTCAACAGCGACCTCGCGGGCGGGGTGGCGGACGAGGCGGTCGCGGTCGGTGCGAAGGCGGTCTGGTTCCAGCTCGACGTGATCGACGAGGACGCCTACGAACGGGTGCGCGCGGCCGGCCTCGACATGGTGATGAACCGCTGCCCGGCCATCGAGATCCCCCTGCTCGCCTGA
- a CDS encoding YigZ family protein produces MREGYLTVAREGVHESEVNRSRFVCTLAPAATEAEAQAVLARVRAAYPDATHHCFAYVIGADAGVQKSGDDGEPGGTAGVPMLHLLLRRELRYVVAVVARYFGGTKLGAGGLIRAYGGAVGAAVDAVGTVTRLRMRLVTVGVDHARAGRVLGHLHAAGRDVRGVAYGAHVEIEVAVPAGELGAFRSWLADATAGSAQLRPGDEVYGTG; encoded by the coding sequence ATGCGCGAGGGGTACCTGACCGTGGCCCGGGAGGGCGTGCACGAGAGCGAGGTGAACCGCTCCCGGTTCGTCTGCACCCTCGCCCCCGCGGCCACCGAAGCCGAGGCGCAGGCCGTCCTCGCCCGGGTGCGCGCCGCGTACCCCGACGCCACACACCACTGCTTCGCGTACGTCATCGGCGCCGACGCCGGCGTCCAGAAGTCCGGCGACGACGGCGAGCCCGGCGGCACCGCGGGGGTGCCCATGCTGCACCTGCTGCTCCGCCGCGAGCTGCGCTACGTCGTCGCCGTCGTCGCCCGCTACTTCGGCGGCACCAAGCTCGGCGCGGGCGGGCTCATCCGCGCCTACGGCGGCGCGGTCGGCGCCGCCGTGGACGCGGTCGGCACCGTCACGCGGCTGCGGATGCGGCTGGTCACCGTCGGCGTCGACCACGCGCGCGCCGGCAGGGTGCTCGGCCACCTGCACGCCGCCGGGCGCGACGTACGCGGCGTGGCGTACGGCGCGCACGTCGAGATCGAGGTCGCCGTACCCGCCGGCGAACTCGGCGCCTTCCGCTCCTGGCTCGCCGACGCCACCGCCGGCAGCGCCCAACTGCGGCCCGGCGACGAGGTGTACGGCACCGGGTGA
- a CDS encoding exonuclease SbcCD subunit D: MRFLHTSDWHLGRSFHRVSLLDAQAAFLDHLVGVVAERGVEAVLVAGDVYDRAVPPLAAVELFDRALHRLGALGVPVVMISGNHDSARRLGVGAGLLDRAGVHLRTDPAGVGEPVLLRDAAGDVACYGLPYLEPALVREEFATPRGGHTAVLTAAMERVRADLADRPAGTRSVVLAHAFVTGGQPSDSERDLTVGGVASVPAAVFSGVDYVALGHLHGCQTLAERVRYSGSPLAYSFSEAAHRKSTWLVDLDADGGVTAERVDAPVPRPLARLHGRLADLLADPALTPHQGAWVEATLTDAARPHEPMARLAERFPHVVSLVFAPEPADGAATGASYADRLRGRDDRQIAEDFVAHVRPGATATADERAVLHAAFDAVRAADAREETAR; encoded by the coding sequence ATGCGCTTCCTGCACACCTCGGACTGGCACCTGGGCCGGTCGTTCCACCGGGTGAGCCTGCTCGACGCCCAGGCCGCCTTCCTCGACCACCTCGTCGGAGTGGTCGCCGAGCGCGGGGTCGAGGCCGTGCTCGTCGCCGGGGACGTCTACGACCGCGCGGTGCCGCCGCTGGCCGCCGTGGAGCTGTTCGACCGGGCGCTGCACCGGCTCGGGGCGCTCGGCGTGCCGGTCGTCATGATCTCCGGGAACCACGACTCGGCGCGCCGCCTCGGCGTCGGCGCCGGGCTGCTGGACCGCGCGGGCGTCCATCTGCGCACCGACCCGGCGGGCGTCGGCGAGCCCGTCCTGCTGCGGGACGCCGCGGGGGACGTCGCCTGCTACGGGCTGCCCTATCTCGAACCGGCGCTGGTGCGCGAGGAGTTCGCCACCCCCCGCGGCGGCCACACCGCGGTGCTCACCGCCGCCATGGAGCGGGTACGCGCCGACCTCGCCGACCGCCCGGCCGGCACCCGCTCCGTCGTCCTCGCGCACGCCTTCGTCACCGGCGGCCAGCCCTCCGACAGCGAGCGGGACCTCACCGTCGGCGGCGTCGCCTCCGTGCCCGCCGCCGTCTTCTCCGGCGTCGACTACGTCGCGCTGGGCCACCTGCACGGCTGCCAGACCCTGGCCGAGCGCGTGCGCTACTCGGGCTCCCCCCTCGCCTACTCCTTCTCCGAAGCCGCCCACCGCAAGTCGACGTGGCTGGTGGACCTCGACGCCGACGGCGGCGTCACCGCCGAGCGCGTCGACGCGCCCGTGCCCCGGCCCCTCGCGCGGCTGCACGGCCGGCTGGCGGACCTCCTCGCCGACCCGGCCCTGACGCCCCACCAGGGCGCCTGGGTCGAGGCCACGCTCACCGACGCCGCCCGCCCGCACGAGCCGATGGCCCGCCTCGCGGAGCGCTTCCCGCACGTCGTCAGCCTCGTCTTCGCCCCCGAGCCCGCCGACGGCGCGGCCACCGGCGCGTCGTACGCCGACCGCCTCAGGGGCCGCGACGACCGCCAGATCGCCGAGGACTTCGTGGCCCACGTCAGACCCGGCGCGACGGCGACAGCGGACGAACGGGCCGTGCTGCACGCCGCGTTCGACGCCGTACGGGCCGCCGACGCGCGCGAGGAGACGGCCCGGTGA